In the Sandaracinus amylolyticus genome, TCGTGATCTCCGCGATCACCCAGCCGTGGCGGCGGCGGTGCTCGAGCGCGGGGGCGAGGCGCGGATCGTTCGTGTCGACGATGCCCGCGCGCCCGATGCGCACGATCTCCTCCTCGGTGCGGCCGAGCATCCGACACGCGGCGGGGTTCGCGGCGAGGACGGGCCCGTCGGGCGTGGTGAGCAGCCAGCCCGTGAGGCTGTGCTGGAACATCCCGCGGTGTCGCTCCTCGCTCTCGCGCAGCGCCTCGCGCACGCGGTGCTCTTCGTCGACGTCGCGGAAGAAGAACGCGAGGCCGTCCTCGTAGGGCACGAGGCGGTACTGCATCCACCGGCCGAACTGCGGCGACACGATCTCGAGCTCGGCGGCGGTGCGGGTGCGCTCGACCTCGCGCATGCTCCGCTCGAGCTCGGTGCCCAGCGCGCGCGGGAAGAGCTCCCACAGCACGCGCCCGAGCATCTCGCCGCGGGGGCGCCCGTAGAAGCGCTCGGCCGCGCGATTGAGGAACACGTAGCGCCACTCGCGATCGAACACCGCGAACCCGTCGCTCACGTGATCGAGCACCACGGCGAGCCGCTCTTCCGCCGCGAGCCCGGTGACCGGCTCGACCGCGAGCACGGCGCCGCGCCCCTCGCCGAGCGGCACGATCTCGATGGTGGTCGCGAGCGTCGCTCCCTGCGAGACGACGAGCGACACCGGGACCCGCGAGGGTGAGGCCGCGCGCACCGCCTCGCGCAGCGCGGGCCCGGCGCCGGGGAGGAAGCGCTCGATCGACGTCCCCACGAGTGACTCCCGAGGGCCGGCGAGCGCCCACGTGAGCGACTCGCTCGCGCGCGAGATCCGCAATTCGCGGTCGACGATCGCGATCATCCTCCAGCAGGGATCTCGTGCCCGGCGCGTCGCCGACCAGAGGGGCGATCGATCACAGCCACACGGTCGTCCTCACGCGTGCCTACGATCCCGACGTGGCCACGAACGGGCCCGCACCTCGCGCACCCTTCGTGCTCACGATCGACGTGGGCACGTCGTCCGCGCGCTGCTCGCTCTACGACGCGAGCGCGCGACCGGTGCCGGGCATCGCCGCGCGGCGCGCGCACCAGGTCGCGACGAGCCCGGACGGCGGCGCGGAGCTCGGTCCCGAGGCGCTGATCGCGAGCGTGATCGCGCTGGTCGACGAGACGATGTCGCGCGCCGGCGAGCTCGCGCGTGACGTCGTGTGCGTCGCGCCGGGAGGGTTCCTGCACACGCTGGTGGGCCTCGATGACGAGGGCCGGGCGATCACGCCGGTGCACCTCTGGATGGACGCGCGGAGCGACCAGGACGCGGCCCAGCTCCGCCGCGAGCTCGACGAGCGCGAGGTGCACGCGCGCACCGGGTGCATGCTGCACTGGAGCTACCTGCCCGCGAAGCTGCGGTGGATGCGGCGCACCGATCCCGCGCGCTTCGCGCGGATCGCGCGCTTCGTCTCGTTCCCCGATCACCTCGTCGCGCAGCTGCTCGGCGCGAGCCCGACCAGCATCTCGCTCGCCGCGGCGAGTGGGCTCTTCGATCAGCATCGGCTCGACTGGGACGACGAGATGCTGCGCGCCACGGGCATCACCCGCGCGCAGCTGCTCGAGGTCGCGCGCGACGATCGACGCCTGATGCCCGCGCGCGACGCGGTCGCGCGACGGTGGCCGGCGCTCGCGCAGGTGCCGTGGCTCGTGGCCCAGGGCGACGCCGCGCTCAGCAGCATCGGCGCGGGCTGCGCGACGCGCGAGCGTGCGGCGCTGATGGTCGGCACCTCGGTCGCGCTGCGGGTGCTCTTCCGGGCCCGCGACGTCGTGATCCCCGAGGGCGTGTGGGGCTATCGCGCCGACGAGACGCGCATGCTGCTCGGCGGCGCGCTCAACGACGGCGGGAGCCTGGTCGCCTGGCTCGACCGCACGCTGCGATTGCCCGATCACGATGCGCTCGAGGCCCAGCTCGCCGCCTCGTCATCGCCCGACGAGCGACTGCTCGTGCTGCCGCTCTGGGCCGGGGAGCGCAGCCCGGGATGGGCGGGACGCGCCCACGGCGCGATCGTCGGGCTCGCCCTGCACGCGAGCGCGATCGATCTCTACCGCGCCGCGCTGGAGGGGATCGCGCTGCGCTGCGCCGAGCTCGACACGCGCCTGCGCGACGCGGTGCCCGAGGTGCGCGAGGTCGTCGCGACCGGTGCCGCGCTGCTCGCATCGCCGGCGTGGCAGCGCATCGTCGCGAGCGCGCTCGGTCGTCCGCTCGTCGTGTCGGACGAACGAGAAGCATCGAGCCGAGGCGCCGCGCTCGTCGCGCTCGATCGGCTCGGCATCGCGCCCGGCGTGATCGACGGGATCGCGCCGAGCGGTCCGGTGATCGCGCCCGATCCCGAGCGCCACGCGCGGTACCGTGTGCTCGGGGAACGACAGCGCGCGCTCTACCGCGCGCTCGTCGATCGCGACGAGAGGGGAGGATCGTGATGCAGA is a window encoding:
- a CDS encoding gluconokinase codes for the protein MATNGPAPRAPFVLTIDVGTSSARCSLYDASARPVPGIAARRAHQVATSPDGGAELGPEALIASVIALVDETMSRAGELARDVVCVAPGGFLHTLVGLDDEGRAITPVHLWMDARSDQDAAQLRRELDEREVHARTGCMLHWSYLPAKLRWMRRTDPARFARIARFVSFPDHLVAQLLGASPTSISLAAASGLFDQHRLDWDDEMLRATGITRAQLLEVARDDRRLMPARDAVARRWPALAQVPWLVAQGDAALSSIGAGCATRERAALMVGTSVALRVLFRARDVVIPEGVWGYRADETRMLLGGALNDGGSLVAWLDRTLRLPDHDALEAQLAASSSPDERLLVLPLWAGERSPGWAGRAHGAIVGLALHASAIDLYRAALEGIALRCAELDTRLRDAVPEVREVVATGAALLASPAWQRIVASALGRPLVVSDEREASSRGAALVALDRLGIAPGVIDGIAPSGPVIAPDPERHARYRVLGERQRALYRALVDRDERGGS